The genomic window AACCGAGTCACTGCCCCCAACCAACAACCAAAAATCATTTAGACAGGTTTCCGCTGAAAGGATTTGTCtgaatggatgtttttttttccataaattTTGAACTATCACTTTTGGGTCGGGAATGCAGAActgctttttgtgtttcatgcatACCGTTTAATAATTTCAGGTTAACTGGAGGAAACCTTAAAGTAATAGAACTCTGTATGAGGTGTGTTTTTGGGCTTGTGAGCACaagaaatgcacaaaataattCATTCTCGAGACAATTCAGTGATCTTTTTGCAAATACAGGATTCAGACGTGCTTATCAATGCAGGGTTAAGTAGGAGTGCAGAAGAAGCAAAGACATAAATAGAAGAACTACCCTAACTCTAAATTTAGACAAAGCAGTAAGTATTAAGAGCTTCTTTCTAGCTTTGTAGCCTGGCACAGGTATTTGTGTGTTCTGGGGGAGGTTGGGGGGCACATTGTactttgttaaatgtttaaatgttttgtggTATGAAATACAAATGTTTGGTTATTCCTTGAGCACTTTTTAACATGCTTTGTCACATTTATACCGTACAGGTAACAGTGAGAGCCATTTAAAACCATCTATTCTCTTTAAAGTATCTGTACTCAGTACAGAGCCGCCAGCTTAAGCAGCAGGAGGGAGCTTAAACAAAGATTCGGGGTCTGCCTTTTTTCAAGAACTGAGGATGCTGGTTTTTCTAAGCATGATGGTTatattttaagtgtttgtgttgagttaAACATAACATTGGTTAATCTGTACAATTGTTTTTGGTGTTGATTTTCTCAAACAGTGTATGATtgtacctttttattttattcttttttttattattacttggTGAATGTCACCTGTTCTTGTAAAATTTCAGATGCATTGTCTTTAAACAACAAATTCAGATTTAATTTTTGCCAGAACTTCTGTTGTCAGGGTGGTAACGTGTCTTTAGTTAAAATTCCCATGGCATCAATGCATCTGAAATCGTTCTACTTGTGTTATTATGTTGGgttttgttacattttgaaaGGCAGTAAAACAAATGTTAGTTATCCATGTTATTGCACAAATGTCTCCACTACTGCAAAATGTAACTCAAAGTTGTACTGAGCTAACCAAGGAATTTCACATCGCTAATACTCTAATCCCTCAAATAAGATTGTGTATTTATAGTTTGGGGGAGATTTTTAGTTGCTGTTGGGTTAGTTAGAATGTTTTCATTAATCCCTCAATCAAGCCACTTTGCTCGAGCCATGGAAGTGGCTGTAAAAGGAAATCGCCTTCATATCTTCATTTATTCCCCCTAGCAGCGCTGGAGAGAGAGGTGGCTTCAGTAAGCCTGGTGGTAAGTTAACGAGTATTACACTGGTTAGTCCTTTCCAAGCCTTAAACTTATTGAGTCAATATCCTCCGACATTACATTGTGGTATGCAAATTTATCTACGTGAACACATCTGAAAATATTTGGGAATTTATTTCAATGCCTGAGACCATTTTCTCTAGGGTACTTGGTATAAGTCAGTCACTGCTTATGGTTTGACAACGAGTTTTTGAGGTTAATGACAAATTTTCACTCAAATGTGTCGGTTACTGCTTTACAAAATCTCCTGAGCTGAATTCCTGGGCTTTATTAGGATTTCTTACTGGTCTAAGAGGCTTTTACACCATTTTTTTGCCAAAGGGTTTGAGGTGTTCTATTTCCAATTCAAGATATCACTTGTGGGATTTTTGGTGTACCATAAGGTGCCATTCTTTTTTTACCTCCCAATATGGCTGACCACGTTTATAAGGAATGTCTGGATTGTATGTTGTAGTACTCCTCTGGTGTTGTACACTGAGCTTCAGTTGCCCACACTGACTATTCccaatctgtctctctctctgcaatgATGGACAACAGGACCGATGGGCGGGGAAGAGCGCGAAATGGGTGAGTAGGATCACACTTTGACCATTTTAGTATTCCATGACATGAATGATAAACTGTCTAATCACAAAATACTGTTTTCCAACATATTAACCTTTCTTGTGCATTTGTTATAGGACGCCCTGAAGAGCAGGATGACTCCGAGAACAGCACAATCTACATCACAGGGTTGACTGAGAAAGCTAACCTGGAGGAGATGGCTGAATTCTTTAAACATGTCGGCCCAATCAGGGTAAGAGCAGCACTTAAATCTCACCTTTGGTTCCAAGCAAAACTTATATGGGATGTTAACAAAACCAAATCTCTTTGTGTGTCAAGATTAACCGCAGACTGGGACAGCCTGCCATTAACATCTACACTGACAAGGACTCTGGAAAGCCTAAGGGAGATGCCACGCTGTCCTACGAGGAGCCAGTCTGTGCCAAAGCAGCTGTGGAACATTTTGATGGTATGTGTTAATTATCCTGACCGTCAGACCTAAATAGAATttctaatacatttttgtaCCAGATAAAGTATGAATAGAGATTTATGTAACTAATGGTTTTACCCTTTAATTTGCAGGCAAGGAGTATCAGGGCAGAAGACTGAAGGTATCCATGGCCCGCCGCAAGCCCATGATGGGTGGAATGAGGGGCATGCCCATGCGAGATGGTATGATGGGACGTGGAGGTAACTGTTGACAGCAGTTGTTAGTGATAATCGAGTGTTTCACACGTTCAGTTGTTCTGAAACACTGGCAGCTCTTGAACAAAATCCTAAAGGAGGCAGGAGCCCTGTAGCATTTTGATGCGCTCATAAAGCAAGCAGTGTCCTCAATGCGTAAACATTTAAAGATGTTGTGCTGCCAAGCTTAAGAGTTGTCATTTCTTCTGATCAGGAATGATGGGACGTGGTGGAGAACGTGGTGGGTTTGGCCCTCGTGGTGGTCCTCGTGGTATGGGCAGAGGCGGACCTACAGGAGGTAACATGCAGCAGAGAGCTGGTGACTGGGAGTGTCCTAACCCGTATGTATTGGTTTTTCAGCGTCTTCTTTTTaaactttctcttttttaaaagatgtcatGTTAATTTGTTCCGTGGTCTGGTCATAGGGGTTGTGGCAACCAGAACTTTGCCTGGAGGATGGAGTGTAACCAGTGCAAAGCCCCCAAACCTGAAGGGCTAGGAGGTGGCCCTCCTTTTCCCCCAGGTGGtgacagaggcagaggaggaatggGAATGCGTGGAGGCAGAGGAATGGACCGCGGTGGGCCAGCAGGTGGTGGAGGCCCCGGTGGCCCTGGAGGTTTCCGTGGATCCTGGGGAGGCGACCGTGGTGGATTCAGAGGACGCGGTGGAATGGATAGGGGAGGTTTCCGTGGGGCTGGGCGTGGGGGGCCACCCATGGACCGAATGGGGGGCAGAGGTGGAAGAGGAATGGGCCCACCAGGTGGCAAGATGGATATGAGGTAGGCTGGTTTGGTTTGCTTACTTAGTTATACATTGTAATGTCACGTTCACACCAGACGCAAACGACAGCGCTATAAAGCGTAGGTAAACGCAACAATGTTTTGTTTACTGGCCACACCAGCCCATTgccaaacaaggttgagctcgcggacatagaatggggaagccggttatccTAAAGGGGGtagagctaacttcctagtagAAGCCATAGCTGGATTACagtgacaaagtttttcacatcTTACTGGATACTAACCCCTCTTCACTAACTCACCTCAGTGAGCTCCTATTTATTCCTGATCCAAAAAAAAGCAGGTAGTGTCACAAAGTTTGGGGAAGCCGTACGTCACCGGATGATCTGCAAGCTGATTGGCTATCAGGGCGCAATAGATTAGCTGGATTTCAGATTTTTCACCTTGCAGTTTGCTTCATTCATATCGCCTGATTCGCACCACCAGGCCACTACTCGCGTCTAttcgtttggtgtgaacgccacATTAGACTTTTGGAAGACTCTGATCAAGTACATGAATGCAAAGCTGTGACCAGAAGTGTAATgaaatctgacaaaaaaaacctttcttctttcatttttaagggACCTTCGCCAGGAGCGCAGAGAGCGACCCTACTGAAGAACAACTCCTAAACTGTTCCTCTGTTGGaatttgttttttaagacaGGAATTTTTAATTTATGATTCCATAAATTGATGGTTATTGAACTGCTTTCAAACACCCTTTGCAGTTTCCTTTAACTCGTGTTTCCATTTTTCTATTTTAGTTTACCCGTGTTTATGATTCATCTTGTACATGtttattgctgtttttttatgtatgcgGATTAGTTTCTCCCTTTTTGTATTGTAatacaaaatgtttcatttgttaGTATAGTTGCCTCCCCTTTCCCTGACAACTGATAGTTGTATGGTGACAAACTTGGGAAATAAAATTTTACTCATTTATTGTTTTTGGCTTTATTTCTCTTTACAATATGAAGTTGTGAAAATATCTGAATCACAAATAGAGAAATTATCTCCCTTGTAAGTTGCCTCTAAAAATCACCAATAACTTAATAGCTATGAGGgtgaaggtttttatttttatagtcaGACCAATGATGGCAGCTGTGATTTTGTAGCTACTGAAGTCTCATTGAAATAGTTCTCAAAAGAAACCTGGTCACTGAGTTAGAACACGAGGAAGCCCACTGGACTTTAAAGGTCTGCTGTAATAATAGACACTGTAGGTGGTGAAGAGGAGTTACACAATTCGAAGTCATGCATTATGGTTTCCTGTGTGTGATGATGAAAGTAACCTCCACCTTGagacaaaatgtatttattcctgTCATAATATTCTTCAGATTTGGGCTGACCGAATGAGTAGACCATTTACCATTCCAGACACTTCAAGATGGAAACACAAATAGCTCTTaaaggctgctgctgcttctcttgCCAGGAGGTGGCGCATGTTAAACCAGAGTTGTGCCCCTGCAGTTGTGAGTCAAGGTACTTCCTGAGCCTTGTGTCCAAGTGCATTGCGTCACTATGACGCTGTATCATTGATTCCACAAAGCATCAAACACTTGTGAAACACACACCTTCTGAAACTGACAATAACTCATCCTTTGGCTTATTGTTTACTTAATCAGAGCCAAAGACACATTGACATCACCGTTTTCCTGTCATTATCTTTGAACCAAAGAATCCTGTTTGATATGGACCTCgaaaataaacagaatttaaTGAGCAGTGTGTCGTatcagataataaaataatcaaactcCTATTGATCTCAGATGACAACCAGAGCCATGTTCTTTTAACATCTGATAAACATATGGATATTAAGACAACCTTTAAGCTCttccatgttttcatttcatacaCCCACTTGGTCATTAATGGATCATCCAGCCAGTTAAAGTCATAGACAGAACTTTCTGTGCAGTATTTTAGATTTTGAAACCAACAATCTGCTACAATCAAAGAATAACTTTGGCATCTGCGCTGTGGCTTTGAACTGGGAGTAATCGCATCATTGAGTTGTCTGATGGTGAAAAGATGGATTGAATAATCCAActtgtaaaagtgtaaaagtataGGACGTAACTTGTTCCAGCTCAAGTTCTGAACTGTTCCTAACCCTCTTTTCTGTTGTCCCAGTGATGGGGAAAACCAAGCGCTAACTACTCCATTGATTATATGAAGAGCAGGAAGGCCTTCTATCCCCTCTCACAGCTCAGCCCCattacatgttttttcttattggtgacaaacatttagcaagttgcttgtgcttttttctctcacttGTGGTCCTCTTAGCTATCCTCTTGGAAAACCCTGCAGCCGACACCTTGGAGTGCCTGACTTGCTGTGGCCTGTTCCTTGTGTGAATTAACAGTGCTGAATTCTCTGCGTCTTTACAGACAGAAAAGCTGATTCATCCAGGCCAAGAAAATGATCTCATCaccccccctcttcttctctctcttgctctcttttttctatctctgtttcctgcctctacctttcatttctttctctctctcttacataGACACATCCctcttttaaatgaaaacaagccCTCCTCCTTGGCATTGGGCCCTGCTTCAATTCAAACAACCTCACATTAAGAGAGGACATGAGCCTTTCTAATAGAGGAGGACCCAGGCTTTAAAGGGGGGATCTTAGCTCACCGAAACACTCCTTAAAGCTGTTCAATACTAATGCATTTTgtgtaaatgaagaaaaataaaatttcaaTTTATAGATGATAATAAAATGTTTCTATaaaaattttcagaataaaggcccatgtaaaaaaatacatgtcTTCACCATCATCAGAAACCAGTAAGCCTAAAACTTTGATGCCTCTGCATTCAGCAGCTTCTAATCATGTGCCCTAACTCTCTGGATTAGGCtatgtttgtttacagttttaacACAGATGGTTACTCTAAGCTTCAAGCCGGTTTCCCTCGTGTTTCCATGATGTTAGCTCACCCTAAAAACCTGAATTTCAGGTCTTATGCACTAAAGTTGACCCAAGATTTAAACCTTGAGTATttctgtgaacatgtttgtactTAACGCAAGTGACAGGAGAACAAAATTTAATTGTTTAacttttgagtgtttttgtaaGGAGTAAAATTTCATCATGTTTTCATAATTATGGCAACACTAACCTAAAGTCTGAGGGGCATGTCCTGAGGTAACATAGGCCTGTTATCATGTCCATTGTGTGACATCATGCACAGTCGATCATGTGTTTTGGAGTTGGATACTCTGTTTGGAGATTGCTTACAGCCTCATCGACTGCACTGGATAACACAGTTAAGCTACATGGTCCTATCTCTCACTATCTGCCTCTGTAATCCTTAGTTTCCTGCTGTCTCTGAGTTACCTGAGTCTGACCTCAGGTGACAGATCTTTGACTCGTTTACAGACCTCTCAGTAAACCAATAATCACATATTTAATACAGAACATCCAAGAAGTTTAGATGGGGCTGTTAATCATGAACTAATATGGCTTTAAAGTCTCAAGGCTTAAAGGATTCTTCTCTCTCATGTCCTTTGATCACTGGGAGGATTTCATAGTTTGAAGACCATTTCTTGTGTGCATCAGAGCTACTGTCTCATGATGCTGAGAGATGCAGGCTTTATTGGCCGTTATCACTGGAGGGTATTTGATAAATACACCATACAAAGGTTTCATTATTGGGAGACTATGAATCACTCTTATGTGTTGACCCAAAAAGAAGAAttatagaataaaaacaactctTATTTGAATAAGGGCAAAATAACACCATATATACATGTCTTTGCAGAAGGTCTGCAtaggtgcttttattttgatacttAAAGTTTAATTGTTAGTTGTTATCAGTAGTTTCTATATTGATTTATGATCAACAGACAAGCTGCTGGATGGAACCAGCAGTACAGTATGAAGTTGACACAGTTGTAAGTGTGTGTTGGTGAACATGGGGTTAAGTTTTCCTCCTCTGCCGGCCGTTTATCCCTCATAATGGGATGTGCCACCGAGTCGCTCTGCCGGTCTAAGCTACAGCAGGTCAACATATTCAGAGAGGCGGGCCTATTTGCAGACACGATGAGCTGAGAGCTCCGAGCTGCTCAGTGGTCGTGATTTCATCGATGAGGAGCTGACTTGACACACGCCTCAGACACACCGACATGGTGACACGTGGATTCTTGAGGGTGAGAGCACCCAGCGGTTACCGGGTGGATTAACAGCCCGACGCATGGGTGTGTACCCTTGGCGTTCCGGTTTGAGGAGCTCATTTTCTGTCTCCTGGACCCGGCGATGCGCTCGTTAAAGGAAGCGGGTTTCGCAGAGACATCCGGAAAACGCATCCATGCGCCACGGCCACCCCGCATCCCGATATGCCTCTGACAACACAAAGCCTGGTTTCAAGGAGCTCCGGTAAGAAACCACACATGCAAATCGGCATGGGTGCCTCAACTCGGTTATTTCGTTCTGTTATTTGGATGAGGCTTTGGAGCGCAGTTGTGCAATGAGGCAATCTGGAATTATCAAGTAGACTTTATTGATAGGCGACAAAATCAGACAATATGGCTGATCAGAGCAACATCCAGTCCGCAGCCTCCAAGAGTATCCGGCCCTTTAAATCCAGTGAAGAATACCTGTACGCCATGAAGGAAGATCTGGCTGAATGGCTGAACACCTTGTACGACCTAGATATCACTGCAGACACCTTTATGGACGGGCTGGAGTCCGGCTGTGGTCTATGTCGGCACGCCAACAACGTGAACCGCGCCGCACAGGACTTCCAGCTGGAATACCCCGAGGCTTCTCAGACCATGAAGCTGCCATCGAAAGATGTGGTCTTCCAATCGCGCAATGTTATCCCGGGCTCGTTTCTGGCGCGAGATAATGTGTCCAACTTCATCAGCTGGTGCAGGCAGGAGCTCTGGATCAAGGACGTCCTCATGTTTGAGACCAATGACCTGGTGGAGAGATGCAACGAGAAGAATTTTGTCCTCTGTCTGCTGGAGGTGGCTCGTCGTGGGTCAAAGTTTGGCATGTTGGCTCCCATGTTGATCCAGTTGGAGGAGGAGATCGAGGAGGAGATCAGGGACCAGGAGAGCCTCCGGATCGATACAAGGGAGCCCGCGGAGCAGAGCCCACCCAGCAGGTGCTTTAGCAGGAAGGAGAGCAATCACAGTGTggtggaggacgaggaggaacCTGATCCAGAGCCCTTCATCTGGCCGCAGAAGAGAGTTTTATGTGATATGCGAAATTTGGATGAGTTGGTAAGTTGGaaccatgaaaacacaaaacacaatccCCTTTTTATTATCCAGTGACATGAACAGCAATAACTGGCCCCATAGAAACCCAAATGTGTCATAACTGCAGTATGATTCA from Notolabrus celidotus isolate fNotCel1 chromosome 9, fNotCel1.pri, whole genome shotgun sequence includes these protein-coding regions:
- the ewsr1b gene encoding EWS RNA-binding protein 1b isoform X6, with the translated sequence MASAPADYSSYNQTSAQQGYASYAAQPSQSYGQSAQQGYSQQNYGSYAAPAAADGSYTQTTPAAGTYPQQQQQYGSSYGQPASAGYPAAQSTTHSYSQSATGYGASGYESTPAAAAPAASQSYGSQPGYTAQSAYPGYGQQAAPTAPQSYNANSQPASYNQSSYSQPAAYGQQQAGYQAQQTSYGQQQGYQQSTQQQQQQAPPAYPPQASGSYGQPQSSQYSQQGGPPSYNQNNHYNNYRQEGQGGGSGYSGSDSSRYSGSGERGGRDGFDRGGMMHRGRGGMGRGMGSAGERGGFSKPGGPMGGEEREMGRPEEQDDSENSTIYITGLTEKANLEEMAEFFKHVGPIRINRRLGQPAINIYTDKDSGKPKGDATLSYEEPVCAKAAVEHFDGKEYQGRRLKVSMARRKPMMGGMRGMPMRDGMMGRGGERGGFGPRGGPRGMGRGGPTGGNMQQRAGDWECPNPGCGNQNFAWRMECNQCKAPKPEGLGGGPPFPPGGDRGRGGMGMRGGRGMDRGGPAGGGGPGGPGGFRGSWGGDRGGFRGRGGMDRGGFRGAGRGGPPMDRMGGRGGRGMGPPGGKMDMRDLRQERRERPY
- the ewsr1b gene encoding EWS RNA-binding protein 1b isoform X4, producing the protein MASAPADYSSYNQTSAQQGYASYAAQPSQSYGQSAQGYSQQNYGSYAAPAAADGSYTQTTPAAGTYPQQQQQYGSSYGQPASAGYPAAQSTTHSYSQSATGYGASGYESTPAAAAPAASQSYGSQPGYTAQSAYPGYGQQAAPTAPQSYNANSQPASYNQSSYSQPAAYGQQQAGYQAQQTSYGQQQGYQQSTQQQQQQAPPAYPPQASGSYGQPQSSQYSQQGGPPSYNQNNHYNNYRQEGQGGGSGYSGSDSSRYSGSGERGGRDGFDRGGMMHRGRGGMGRGMGSAGERGGFSKPGGPMGGEEREMGRPEEQDDSENSTIYITGLTEKANLEEMAEFFKHVGPIRINRRLGQPAINIYTDKDSGKPKGDATLSYEEPVCAKAAVEHFDGKEYQGRRLKVSMARRKPMMGGMRGMPMRDGMMGRGGMMGRGGERGGFGPRGGPRGMGRGGPTGGNMQQRAGDWECPNPGCGNQNFAWRMECNQCKAPKPEGLGGGPPFPPGGDRGRGGMGMRGGRGMDRGGPAGGGGPGGPGGFRGSWGGDRGGFRGRGGMDRGGFRGAGRGGPPMDRMGGRGGRGMGPPGGKMDMRDLRQERRERPY
- the ewsr1b gene encoding EWS RNA-binding protein 1b isoform X3; protein product: MASAPDYSSYNQTSAQQGYASYAAQPSQSYGQSAQQGYSQQNYGSYAAPAAADGSYTQTTPAAGTYPQQQQQYGSSYGQPASAGYPAAQSTTHSYSQSATGYGASGYESTPAAAAPAASQSYGSQPGYTAQSAYPGYGQQAAPTAPQSYNANSQPASYNQSSYSQPAAYGQQQAGYQAQQTSYGQQQGYQQSTQQQQQQAPPAYPPQASGSYGQPQSSQYSQQGGPPSYNQNNHYNNYRQEGQGGGSGYSGSDSSRYSGSGERGGRDGFDRGGMMHRGRGGMGRGMGSAGERGGFSKPGGPMGGEEREMGRPEEQDDSENSTIYITGLTEKANLEEMAEFFKHVGPIRINRRLGQPAINIYTDKDSGKPKGDATLSYEEPVCAKAAVEHFDGKEYQGRRLKVSMARRKPMMGGMRGMPMRDGMMGRGGMMGRGGERGGFGPRGGPRGMGRGGPTGGNMQQRAGDWECPNPGCGNQNFAWRMECNQCKAPKPEGLGGGPPFPPGGDRGRGGMGMRGGRGMDRGGPAGGGGPGGPGGFRGSWGGDRGGFRGRGGMDRGGFRGAGRGGPPMDRMGGRGGRGMGPPGGKMDMRDLRQERRERPY
- the ewsr1b gene encoding EWS RNA-binding protein 1b isoform X5, whose product is MASAPDYSSYNQTSAQQGYASYAAQPSQSYGQSAQGYSQQNYGSYAAPAAADGSYTQTTPAAGTYPQQQQQYGSSYGQPASAGYPAAQSTTHSYSQSATGYGASGYESTPAAAAPAASQSYGSQPGYTAQSAYPGYGQQAAPTAPQSYNANSQPASYNQSSYSQPAAYGQQQAGYQAQQTSYGQQQGYQQSTQQQQQQAPPAYPPQASGSYGQPQSSQYSQQGGPPSYNQNNHYNNYRQEGQGGGSGYSGSDSSRYSGSGERGGRDGFDRGGMMHRGRGGMGRGMGSAGERGGFSKPGGPMGGEEREMGRPEEQDDSENSTIYITGLTEKANLEEMAEFFKHVGPIRINRRLGQPAINIYTDKDSGKPKGDATLSYEEPVCAKAAVEHFDGKEYQGRRLKVSMARRKPMMGGMRGMPMRDGMMGRGGMMGRGGERGGFGPRGGPRGMGRGGPTGGNMQQRAGDWECPNPGCGNQNFAWRMECNQCKAPKPEGLGGGPPFPPGGDRGRGGMGMRGGRGMDRGGPAGGGGPGGPGGFRGSWGGDRGGFRGRGGMDRGGFRGAGRGGPPMDRMGGRGGRGMGPPGGKMDMRDLRQERRERPY
- the ewsr1b gene encoding EWS RNA-binding protein 1b isoform X1, yielding MASAPADYSSYNQTSAQQGYASYAAQPSQSYGQSAQQGYSQQNYGSYAAPAAADGSYTQTTPAAGTYPQQQQQYGSSYGQPASAGYPAAQSTTHSYSQSATGYGASGYESTPAAAAPAASQSYGSQPGYTAQSAYPGYGQQAAPTAPQSYNANSQPASYNQSSYSQPAAYGQQQAGYQAQQTSYGQQQGYQQSTQQQQQQAPPAYPPQASGSYGQPQSSQYSQQGGPPSYNQNNHYNNYRQEGQGGGSGYSGSDSSRYSGSGERGGRDGFDRGGMMHRGRGGMGRGMGSAGERGGFSKPGGPMGGEEREMGRPEEQDDSENSTIYITGLTEKANLEEMAEFFKHVGPIRINRRLGQPAINIYTDKDSGKPKGDATLSYEEPVCAKAAVEHFDGKEYQGRRLKVSMARRKPMMGGMRGMPMRDGMMGRGGMMGRGGERGGFGPRGGPRGMGRGGPTGGNMQQRAGDWECPNPGCGNQNFAWRMECNQCKAPKPEGLGGGPPFPPGGDRGRGGMGMRGGRGMDRGGPAGGGGPGGPGGFRGSWGGDRGGFRGRGGMDRGGFRGAGRGGPPMDRMGGRGGRGMGPPGGKMDMRDLRQERRERPY
- the ewsr1b gene encoding EWS RNA-binding protein 1b isoform X7, whose protein sequence is MASAPADYSSYNQTSAQQGYASYAAQPSQSYGQSAQQGYSQQNYGSYAAPAAADGSYTQTTPAAGTYPQQQQQYGSSYGQPASAGYPAAQSTTHSYSQSATGYGASGYESTPAAAAPAASQSYGSQPGYTAQSAYPGYGQQAAPTAPQSYNANSQPASYNQSSYSQPAAYGQQQAGYQAQQTSYGQQQGYQQSTQQQQQQAPPAYPPQASGSYGQPQSSQYSQQGGPPSYNQNNHYNNYRQEGQGGGSGYSGSDSSRYSGSGERGGRDGFDRGGMMHRGRGGMGRGMGAGERGGFSKPGGPMGGEEREMGRPEEQDDSENSTIYITGLTEKANLEEMAEFFKHVGPIRINRRLGQPAINIYTDKDSGKPKGDATLSYEEPVCAKAAVEHFDGKEYQGRRLKVSMARRKPMMGGMRGMPMRDGMMGRGGERGGFGPRGGPRGMGRGGPTGGNMQQRAGDWECPNPGCGNQNFAWRMECNQCKAPKPEGLGGGPPFPPGGDRGRGGMGMRGGRGMDRGGPAGGGGPGGPGGFRGSWGGDRGGFRGRGGMDRGGFRGAGRGGPPMDRMGGRGGRGMGPPGGKMDMRDLRQERRERPY
- the ewsr1b gene encoding EWS RNA-binding protein 1b isoform X2 codes for the protein MASAPADYSSYNQTSAQQGYASYAAQPSQSYGQSAQQGYSQQNYGSYAAPAAADGSYTQTTPAAGTYPQQQQQYGSSYGQPASAGYPAAQSTTHSYSQSATGYGASGYESTPAAAAPAASQSYGSQPGYTAQSAYPGYGQQAAPTAPQSYNANSQPASYNQSSYSQPAAYGQQQAGYQAQQTSYGQQQGYQQSTQQQQQQAPPAYPPQASGSYGQPQSSQYSQQGGPPSYNQNNHYNNYRQEGQGGGSGYSGSDSSRYSGSGERGGRDGFDRGGMMHRGRGGMGRGMGAGERGGFSKPGGPMGGEEREMGRPEEQDDSENSTIYITGLTEKANLEEMAEFFKHVGPIRINRRLGQPAINIYTDKDSGKPKGDATLSYEEPVCAKAAVEHFDGKEYQGRRLKVSMARRKPMMGGMRGMPMRDGMMGRGGMMGRGGERGGFGPRGGPRGMGRGGPTGGNMQQRAGDWECPNPGCGNQNFAWRMECNQCKAPKPEGLGGGPPFPPGGDRGRGGMGMRGGRGMDRGGPAGGGGPGGPGGFRGSWGGDRGGFRGRGGMDRGGFRGAGRGGPPMDRMGGRGGRGMGPPGGKMDMRDLRQERRERPY